From one Bacillus sp. FJAT-42376 genomic stretch:
- a CDS encoding CapA family protein: MSHPNGKELNFEEKLLRFIKRNRRNSKTHAVIGLIATAGIMFGFSFAERPPAPAVTQYKNEVFTASFMGDVMMGRDVEKVTDIKGQDYLFQHVKPLLQNSDYITANFDQPITLDEDAPKNESKSIQLRTDKQSAKTLQNLNFSSVSLANTHAMDYNVQGLNDTRKTLKEHAIDPVGAGSNLKDAKDSISYQNYNGMKVATLAFTDVYAEGTKATEYNSGVLAMEPKNFVPMIAEAKKNADFVFVHAHWGQEYDTTPHPRQEDLAKALADAGADVIIGHHPHVLSPVEVYKDSVIFYSLGNFVFDQGWSRTRESALAQMRLMADGKARFELTPLEIKEGQPAPIREMNELQRKKMVQQLTKTSKNLDWKEENGKLIFEKDFSKKLD; encoded by the coding sequence GTGAGCCATCCAAATGGAAAAGAGCTTAATTTCGAAGAGAAGCTCTTGCGTTTTATTAAAAGAAACCGGCGGAATTCAAAAACTCACGCAGTAATTGGATTAATTGCCACAGCTGGAATTATGTTCGGTTTCTCCTTTGCTGAAAGACCTCCGGCCCCAGCCGTTACCCAGTATAAAAATGAAGTGTTTACAGCTTCCTTCATGGGAGACGTAATGATGGGCCGGGATGTTGAAAAAGTAACCGATATTAAGGGACAGGATTACTTATTTCAGCATGTAAAACCGCTACTTCAAAACTCTGACTATATAACAGCCAATTTTGATCAGCCGATTACTCTGGACGAAGACGCGCCAAAGAACGAATCGAAAAGCATTCAGCTGAGGACGGATAAACAATCAGCCAAGACTCTTCAAAATCTCAACTTTTCATCTGTCAGTCTCGCCAATACCCATGCGATGGATTATAACGTGCAAGGGTTAAATGATACGAGAAAGACTTTAAAAGAGCATGCAATTGATCCGGTAGGAGCCGGGAGCAATCTGAAGGATGCGAAAGATTCCATATCATATCAGAATTATAACGGAATGAAGGTTGCGACCCTTGCTTTTACAGATGTATATGCTGAGGGAACAAAAGCAACAGAATACAACAGCGGGGTTCTTGCGATGGAACCGAAAAACTTCGTTCCAATGATTGCAGAAGCGAAAAAAAATGCAGATTTCGTGTTTGTTCATGCCCATTGGGGACAGGAGTACGATACAACTCCCCATCCCCGCCAGGAGGACTTGGCAAAAGCGCTGGCGGATGCAGGGGCAGATGTGATCATTGGCCATCACCCGCATGTGCTGTCGCCAGTTGAAGTGTATAAAGACAGTGTCATTTTCTACAGTCTTGGGAATTTTGTTTTTGATCAGGGCTGGAGCAGAACAAGAGAGAGTGCCCTCGCTCAGATGAGGCTGATGGCCGACGGCAAAGCACGATTTGAGCTGACTCCTCTTGAAATAAAAGAAGGGCAGCCTGCTCCGATCAGGGAAATGAATGAACTGCAGAGAAAGAAAATGGTTCAGCAGCTGACCAAAACCTCAAAAAACTTGGATTGGAAGGAAGAGAACGGGAAGCTCATTTTTGAAAAGGACTTCTCCAAAAAACTCGATTAA
- the pgsC gene encoding poly-gamma-glutamate biosynthesis protein PgsC, whose product MFGSDLYIALVLGVLLSLLFTEKTGVIPAGLIVPGYLALVFDQPVFLAVVFFISLLTYLIVTFGISKLVILYGRRKFAAMLTVGILLKLAFDFAYPILPFEIFEFRGIGIIVPGLIANTMQKQGLALTIGSTLLLSGATFLLMTLYYIF is encoded by the coding sequence TTGTTCGGATCTGATTTATACATAGCCCTGGTACTGGGAGTCTTGCTAAGCCTGCTGTTTACGGAAAAAACCGGGGTCATACCTGCCGGGCTGATTGTTCCGGGGTACTTGGCACTGGTATTTGACCAGCCTGTATTCCTGGCAGTGGTTTTCTTTATCAGTTTGCTTACATACTTAATCGTCACATTCGGAATATCGAAGCTGGTCATTCTTTATGGGAGAAGAAAGTTTGCCGCCATGCTTACCGTAGGAATCCTGCTGAAACTGGCATTTGATTTCGCTTACCCCATCCTTCCATTTGAAATTTTTGAATTCAGGGGGATTGGAATCATCGTTCCCGGTTTGATTGCCAATACGATGCAAAAGCAGGGGCTGGCGCTTACGATCGGGAGTACCCTTTTGCTGAGCGGAGCTACCTTCCTGCTGATGACGCTTTACTATATTTTCTAA
- the pgsB gene encoding poly-gamma-glutamate synthase PgsB, with amino-acid sequence MWVIFAAAVFVLLLGIIEKRRHQKRLDSIPVRININGIRGKSTVTRLIYGVVKEAGYKTVGKTTGTDARMMYWNTKEEKPIVRRPEGPNIGEQRRVIQEVAELKANALVSECMAVNPDYQIIFQEDMLQANIGIIVNVLEDHMDVMGPTLDEVAEAFVATIPHNGHVIVNESPYIDYYRKEAEKRNSTLIVCDNTRISEQFLKSFEYMVFPDNASLALAVADALGIDEKTAFRGMLNAPPDPGAMKILPLADAGNPGYFVNGFAANDAASTINIWKRVEDLGYPTSNAVVIMNCRHDRVDRTIQFANDVLPYIPAGDVVIIGDTTQPIVDSYEAGNIPAGNFHNLEGYSTEEILAVLEPMMSGRAIYGVGNIHGAATPLIERLEDYKIKQFVS; translated from the coding sequence GTGTGGGTCATTTTCGCTGCTGCTGTTTTTGTGCTGCTGCTGGGCATCATTGAAAAGCGGCGCCACCAAAAGCGGCTCGATTCCATTCCGGTTCGGATTAATATTAACGGAATCCGGGGGAAATCAACCGTTACAAGACTTATATATGGTGTGGTAAAGGAAGCCGGATATAAAACAGTCGGAAAAACAACAGGTACGGATGCAAGGATGATGTACTGGAATACAAAAGAAGAAAAACCGATTGTGAGACGGCCGGAGGGTCCGAATATCGGTGAGCAAAGACGTGTGATCCAAGAGGTAGCTGAATTGAAGGCGAATGCGCTTGTGAGTGAATGCATGGCCGTAAATCCTGATTATCAAATTATCTTTCAGGAGGACATGCTTCAGGCGAATATTGGAATTATTGTGAATGTACTAGAGGACCACATGGACGTAATGGGTCCGACTCTGGATGAGGTGGCAGAGGCCTTTGTTGCCACAATTCCTCATAATGGCCATGTGATTGTCAATGAAAGTCCTTATATCGACTATTACCGAAAAGAAGCAGAAAAACGCAATTCAACTTTGATTGTTTGTGATAATACTAGAATTTCCGAGCAGTTTCTTAAGAGCTTTGAATACATGGTCTTTCCGGATAATGCATCGCTTGCATTAGCCGTTGCAGACGCATTGGGAATCGATGAGAAGACAGCCTTTCGCGGTATGCTGAATGCTCCTCCGGATCCAGGTGCCATGAAAATTCTTCCGCTCGCTGATGCAGGGAACCCTGGCTACTTTGTAAATGGATTTGCAGCAAATGATGCTGCTTCCACAATTAATATATGGAAAAGGGTAGAGGACCTCGGATACCCAACCAGTAATGCGGTGGTGATTATGAACTGCCGTCATGACCGGGTAGACCGGACCATTCAATTCGCAAATGATGTGCTTCCGTACATCCCTGCCGGAGATGTCGTGATCATAGGAGATACAACACAGCCAATTGTTGATTCATATGAAGCTGGAAACATTCCTGCCGGCAATTTTCACAATCTGGAAGGGTATTCAACCGAAGAAATATTGGCTGTTCTTGAGCCAATGATGAGCGGCCGGGCCATTTATGGCGTAGGCAACATCCATGGTGCTGCTACACCGTTGATTGAAAGACTGGAAGACTATAAAATTAAGCAATTTGTCAGTTAG
- a CDS encoding GNAT family N-acetyltransferase, with translation MRVRIAHKELPNGIEAKQASNEDKSVIAHLLKETAQWLHSKGSSQWNELITDGELRGLSGSINRGEVFLFAENGEIAGMVMLLTEAGDWDKSLWGDTDAESVYLHKLITARSFKGTGLGKEILLWAEKGIEFEGKKQIRLDCIGTNAALNQFYLAAGYEYKGTLNGFCKYEKPLTQS, from the coding sequence TTGAGAGTTCGAATTGCGCATAAGGAACTGCCAAATGGTATTGAAGCAAAACAGGCTTCGAACGAAGATAAATCCGTGATCGCCCATTTACTGAAAGAAACGGCCCAGTGGCTCCACTCAAAGGGTTCGTCTCAATGGAACGAACTCATCACGGATGGGGAATTGAGAGGGTTATCCGGTTCAATAAACCGGGGTGAGGTATTTTTATTTGCTGAAAATGGAGAGATCGCCGGTATGGTCATGCTTTTGACTGAAGCAGGGGATTGGGATAAAAGCTTATGGGGAGATACGGATGCTGAATCTGTATATTTGCATAAACTTATTACAGCGAGGAGTTTTAAAGGGACCGGACTCGGAAAGGAAATTCTTTTGTGGGCGGAGAAAGGAATTGAATTTGAAGGAAAAAAACAGATTCGTCTTGATTGCATCGGAACGAATGCAGCACTGAATCAATTCTATCTGGCAGCCGGTTATGAATATAAAGGAACTTTAAATGGTTTCTGCAAATACGAGAAGCCTTTAACACAAAGCTGA
- a CDS encoding class I SAM-dependent methyltransferase: protein MLNEYVRVFKARGWMKKNLPFLYTWHAYVGYELDLYETFRKPKTITEVALQHSLKKDLLERWIEVGLSIHYMKKASKGRFRTSRSFMLPSSKKNPNSTGAIIKEMMELHIPALLSYPAIMTTENKQTFDHEQHGEVVAQTSSILEQVAYPVIHHLVKKTAAKSVLDIGCGHGGYLKRLAKDFPELDLTGIELNEGVASEARMRCREYPELKIECRDAFEWEHPASTDLVLINNLLHYVPLERRGELMKKAASWLGPGGGMAIITPMRHPKYGKQFSSVFNSFFSAFDNLHPIPAERELRASAGEAGLKICAIRPVVKEGGWFAVHLKK from the coding sequence GTGCTGAATGAATATGTCAGAGTGTTTAAAGCCAGAGGATGGATGAAAAAAAACCTTCCGTTTCTCTACACGTGGCATGCTTATGTAGGATATGAGCTAGATTTGTATGAAACCTTCCGAAAGCCTAAGACCATTACAGAGGTAGCGCTTCAGCATTCCCTCAAAAAAGACCTTCTTGAGAGATGGATAGAGGTGGGACTTTCCATTCATTATATGAAAAAAGCGTCCAAAGGCAGATTTCGTACCTCCCGGAGCTTTATGCTTCCATCCAGCAAGAAAAATCCGAATTCAACAGGCGCGATTATAAAAGAAATGATGGAGCTCCATATCCCGGCATTGCTCAGCTATCCGGCAATCATGACAACTGAAAACAAGCAAACCTTTGATCATGAGCAGCATGGAGAAGTGGTGGCGCAAACCTCATCCATTCTTGAGCAAGTGGCTTATCCTGTCATTCACCATCTCGTAAAAAAAACCGCGGCAAAAAGTGTTCTGGATATTGGCTGCGGTCATGGCGGCTATTTAAAAAGACTGGCAAAAGACTTTCCGGAACTTGATTTAACAGGAATTGAATTAAACGAAGGAGTAGCGAGCGAAGCAAGGATGAGATGCCGCGAATACCCGGAATTGAAAATTGAATGCCGGGATGCATTTGAATGGGAACATCCGGCAAGCACGGATCTTGTTTTAATCAATAATCTCCTTCACTATGTGCCCCTGGAAAGGCGCGGAGAACTGATGAAAAAAGCGGCCTCCTGGCTCGGGCCAGGAGGGGGAATGGCCATTATCACTCCTATGCGCCATCCCAAGTATGGGAAACAATTTTCGAGTGTGTTTAACAGCTTTTTCTCAGCGTTTGATAATCTTCATCCGATCCCAGCCGAGAGAGAACTGCGGGCCTCGGCCGGGGAAGCGGGTCTGAAAATATGTGCCATCCGCCCGGTGGTAAAGGAAGGAGGATGGTTCGCTGTTCATCTCAAAAAGTAG
- a CDS encoding NAD(P)/FAD-dependent oxidoreductase, with amino-acid sequence MKTNVLVIGGGVGGLTVALKLAKCGIHVTVAEQAKSGTHMYKGELLQPKSLEIFHTIGLLDAVEEKGHRIHCIDIQEMKQKNRSYHEVGRASMNYRMINSPFAYSLMIPHEMLKNILLKEASEFPDFHYLQPAKFKEFRGGKAIVSFDGEELEITADYIIGAEGRKSKTRDSMNSVIKEKKYDHHFLTVSFGRPEHMTEGKMISAPHTFLGLFPLPDNRVRTVYLIPAGSYKQIKDKGISYFHECYKELCPELEGYVEEIKSFREIQLMIPVRYHASRYIDGNKALVGDAAHSVHPMAGEGMNLAIQDGDILGELLCWMFTNGKNSPDSLRWYEKVRKPRTRSVLNLSHLSALTYSRPIAYFPSFRKKGIIQTTSDDWLHTKQMLNVSGLGLWKESLYDRLVQIGFLPVRKASSLKHLQREFMFTRALDYPWNSEGGKSGAE; translated from the coding sequence ATGAAAACGAACGTGCTGGTGATAGGAGGAGGAGTAGGCGGACTTACCGTGGCGCTAAAGCTTGCAAAATGCGGCATTCATGTAACTGTTGCAGAGCAGGCAAAAAGCGGTACCCATATGTATAAGGGAGAGCTGCTGCAGCCTAAAAGTCTGGAGATTTTTCACACCATCGGATTGCTTGATGCGGTGGAAGAGAAGGGACATCGCATTCACTGCATTGATATTCAGGAAATGAAACAAAAAAATCGCTCCTATCATGAAGTGGGAAGAGCGAGTATGAACTATAGAATGATCAACAGCCCGTTTGCCTACTCGCTCATGATTCCGCATGAAATGCTGAAAAACATTCTGTTAAAGGAAGCTTCTGAATTCCCTGATTTTCATTATCTGCAGCCCGCAAAGTTCAAAGAATTCAGGGGAGGGAAGGCAATTGTCAGCTTTGATGGAGAAGAGCTGGAAATTACAGCGGATTATATAATTGGAGCAGAAGGCAGAAAGTCCAAAACGAGAGATTCCATGAATTCTGTGATTAAAGAAAAAAAATACGATCACCACTTTCTAACCGTTTCTTTCGGCCGCCCTGAACACATGACGGAAGGAAAAATGATTTCTGCTCCCCATACATTTTTAGGGCTGTTTCCGCTGCCGGATAATCGGGTCCGAACCGTATATCTTATTCCTGCAGGCAGCTATAAACAGATAAAGGATAAAGGGATTTCCTATTTTCATGAATGCTATAAAGAGCTTTGTCCTGAGCTTGAAGGATATGTCGAAGAAATCAAAAGCTTTAGGGAAATCCAGCTCATGATTCCAGTCAGGTATCACGCAAGCCGGTATATTGACGGCAATAAAGCACTTGTCGGGGATGCAGCCCACAGTGTGCACCCTATGGCAGGAGAAGGAATGAACCTTGCTATTCAAGATGGCGATATTTTGGGAGAGCTGCTTTGCTGGATGTTCACAAATGGAAAGAACTCTCCTGATTCTCTGCGCTGGTATGAAAAGGTTAGAAAGCCCAGGACGCGCTCGGTTCTGAATCTGAGTCATCTTTCAGCCTTAACCTATTCCCGTCCAATCGCGTATTTTCCCTCTTTTCGAAAAAAGGGAATCATCCAGACGACTAGCGATGATTGGCTTCATACAAAGCAGATGCTGAATGTTTCGGGGTTGGGCCTATGGAAAGAGTCCTTATATGACAGGCTCGTTCAAATCGGTTTCCTGCCGGTTCGCAAAGCATCCAGCCTTAAACATTTGCAGAGGGAATTTATGTTCACAAGAGCTTTAGATTATCCGTGGAATTCGGAAGGAGGGAAAAGTGGTGCTGAATGA
- a CDS encoding STAS domain-containing protein produces the protein MENEMKVFTDTSIMVGGLEFNWDLDQGTFKYERDDAVLFWIDSAMKIFFDTIEEISGDKAAAVVLETAGFRQGLVVGDYFKSQNLTLNEVAAVLPNTYASAGWGKMEISQVNHARKTAIIQVKDSWEYKINKAQKKSLRGTFTPGHFAGILTGLFGVNIWYKVLKSQIEGDIYCEFEYFPSEMTVQQNIHELARLEQSEQIRKLEHLVEERTRDLNGLIREISSPIIPVLEGIVVVPLIGKYDEQRSFDLVQRTLLSLPQQKAQYMVLDLTAMSEDVTKGTVEFIDRLATSASLIGTKTILVGISPEFAISIANSDYNLSAFNCFSTLQHGIYFALSEQGRQIV, from the coding sequence ATGGAAAACGAAATGAAAGTCTTTACAGATACTTCGATCATGGTTGGAGGCCTGGAATTCAACTGGGATCTTGATCAGGGAACGTTTAAATATGAAAGGGACGACGCCGTTCTTTTTTGGATAGATTCTGCTATGAAAATTTTCTTTGACACAATTGAAGAAATTTCCGGTGATAAAGCCGCAGCCGTCGTTCTTGAAACTGCGGGGTTCCGGCAAGGTTTAGTTGTAGGGGATTATTTCAAATCCCAAAACCTCACTTTAAATGAAGTAGCTGCTGTTCTTCCCAATACTTATGCCTCTGCAGGATGGGGGAAGATGGAGATATCCCAAGTGAATCATGCTAGAAAAACAGCGATTATCCAAGTGAAAGACAGCTGGGAATATAAAATTAATAAAGCTCAGAAAAAATCTCTCCGAGGCACCTTTACTCCAGGTCATTTCGCAGGCATCCTGACCGGATTATTCGGTGTGAATATTTGGTATAAAGTGCTGAAAAGCCAGATTGAAGGAGACATTTACTGCGAATTTGAATATTTCCCTTCCGAAATGACAGTCCAGCAAAATATCCATGAACTCGCTCGCCTGGAACAATCTGAACAGATCCGCAAACTTGAACATCTTGTAGAAGAACGGACCCGTGATCTTAACGGATTAATCAGGGAAATTTCTTCACCGATTATTCCGGTTCTTGAAGGGATTGTGGTCGTTCCCCTCATTGGAAAATATGATGAACAGAGATCTTTCGACCTTGTCCAGCGGACTCTTTTAAGTCTTCCACAGCAAAAAGCGCAGTATATGGTGCTGGATTTAACCGCCATGAGCGAAGACGTCACAAAAGGAACGGTAGAGTTTATTGACCGGCTTGCGACGTCAGCTTCATTGATTGGCACAAAAACCATTCTTGTTGGAATCTCGCCTGAGTTTGCGATTTCGATAGCAAATTCAGACTACAACTTATCGGCATTCAATTGTTTCAGCACACTTCAGCATGGAATTTATTTTGCCCTTTCTGAACAGGGCAGACAGATTGTATAA
- a CDS encoding YusW family protein: protein MKKIASAVLAAALAVNVAGQASAAEVKLPQGTIEQVKKIDVNSLWKTVDTFKGTVQLKDAKYKVDYKEEKGIVKVTIQKESGNKTIEVTGEEASKKVIDFVKNLDLSMNLSKEEVIKRLSDALGVKPGDVQRANASVGFSNLAAVDFSFKKGEKSAVINPYNISKLYMKVEDKNGYYYHVTYLAHGDSIKAVIQKKTAEGTKEYKGIYALLEALKIKDRIIPGKDVTWNGYLDQLSKALGIKVTDITKVEVQSQFENNTKADIHFER from the coding sequence ATGAAGAAAATCGCTTCAGCAGTATTGGCGGCAGCACTTGCAGTCAACGTGGCAGGTCAAGCATCTGCAGCGGAGGTTAAGCTTCCGCAGGGAACCATCGAGCAAGTGAAGAAGATTGACGTGAATTCCCTGTGGAAAACAGTCGATACTTTCAAAGGGACAGTACAGCTTAAAGATGCAAAGTACAAAGTTGATTACAAAGAAGAAAAAGGCATTGTGAAAGTTACCATTCAAAAGGAATCAGGGAATAAAACCATTGAAGTAACCGGTGAAGAAGCTAGTAAAAAAGTCATTGATTTTGTGAAAAATCTGGACCTTTCTATGAATCTTAGCAAAGAAGAAGTGATTAAACGTCTGTCTGATGCACTGGGAGTTAAGCCTGGTGACGTCCAGAGAGCCAATGCTTCTGTAGGATTCAGCAATTTGGCTGCTGTAGATTTCTCTTTCAAGAAAGGGGAAAAATCTGCAGTGATCAATCCTTACAACATCAGCAAGCTTTATATGAAAGTAGAAGATAAAAACGGCTACTACTATCATGTAACGTACCTTGCTCATGGTGACAGCATCAAAGCAGTCATTCAAAAGAAAACGGCTGAAGGCACAAAGGAATACAAAGGCATCTATGCTTTGCTTGAAGCTCTTAAAATCAAGGACAGAATTATTCCCGGTAAAGATGTGACGTGGAACGGATACCTGGATCAGCTCTCTAAAGCTCTTGGTATAAAAGTTACGGACATCACGAAAGTGGAAGTACAGTCTCAATTTGAAAACAATACAAAAGCAGATATTCATTTTGAAAGATAA
- a CDS encoding UDP-glucose/GDP-mannose dehydrogenase family protein, with translation MNIAIIGTGYVGLVTGVCLSEIGHDVTCLDINSEKVEMLQKGISPIYEPGLEELMLKNIEAGRLKFTDSHILGLKDKDVVYIAVGTPQSEDGSANLSYIYKAARDIGQNITRDVTVVTKSTVPLGTNYKVRELVMANLQDNYLVEAVSNPEFLREGAAIHDSFNGDRIVIGADDAEAANIIEEINKPFGLPILKTSISSAEMIKYAANAFLATKISFINEIANLSEKVGADVNEVANGMGMDARIGSKFLNAGIGYGGSCFPKDTHALVKISQDHGHDFHLLKSVIQINDSQKTLLVKKAKERLGSLEGKRIALLGLAFKPETDDMREAASIVVSRQLVEEGAEVIGYDPIAAENAKTILPEEVQYAEQIEDAIKEADAVFILTDWKEIVEKALLMSGLFMENPIVFDGRNCYSAEEAQKLHVEYISIGRDSVLPTGEKEQESILAASF, from the coding sequence ATGAATATTGCCATTATCGGAACTGGTTATGTAGGTCTTGTTACGGGAGTTTGTCTTTCAGAAATCGGGCATGACGTCACGTGCCTGGATATAAACTCTGAAAAAGTCGAAATGCTTCAAAAAGGAATTTCCCCTATTTATGAACCGGGACTTGAAGAATTAATGCTGAAAAACATTGAGGCTGGCCGTCTGAAATTTACAGACAGCCATATCCTTGGCCTTAAAGACAAAGATGTTGTTTATATCGCTGTAGGCACCCCGCAGTCCGAAGACGGTTCTGCCAACCTTTCCTATATTTATAAAGCAGCAAGAGATATCGGCCAAAACATTACACGTGATGTGACGGTCGTAACGAAAAGTACAGTTCCGCTCGGAACCAACTACAAAGTGCGCGAATTGGTCATGGCCAACCTTCAGGACAATTACCTGGTGGAAGCTGTTTCGAATCCTGAATTCCTGAGAGAAGGTGCGGCAATCCATGATTCTTTCAATGGCGACCGTATTGTAATCGGGGCGGATGACGCGGAAGCCGCTAATATCATTGAAGAAATCAACAAGCCATTTGGTCTTCCTATTCTAAAAACAAGCATCAGCAGTGCAGAAATGATTAAGTACGCTGCCAATGCTTTTCTGGCTACAAAAATTTCCTTTATCAATGAAATTGCCAACCTTTCTGAAAAAGTGGGCGCGGATGTAAATGAAGTGGCAAACGGTATGGGAATGGATGCACGGATCGGAAGCAAATTCCTTAATGCCGGAATCGGATACGGGGGTTCTTGCTTCCCGAAAGATACGCATGCCCTTGTGAAAATATCCCAGGATCACGGCCATGACTTCCACCTTCTGAAATCCGTTATCCAAATCAATGACAGCCAAAAAACACTTTTGGTTAAAAAGGCTAAAGAACGCTTAGGATCTCTCGAAGGAAAGCGCATTGCTTTGCTCGGTCTTGCATTCAAGCCTGAAACGGACGACATGCGTGAAGCCGCTTCAATCGTTGTTTCCCGGCAGCTGGTTGAAGAGGGTGCCGAAGTCATCGGATATGATCCGATAGCTGCGGAAAATGCAAAAACCATTCTTCCTGAAGAAGTACAATACGCCGAACAAATTGAAGATGCGATTAAAGAAGCGGATGCAGTCTTTATATTGACAGACTGGAAAGAAATTGTAGAAAAAGCTCTTCTGATGTCTGGACTGTTTATGGAAAATCCAATCGTATTTGACGGCCGCAACTGCTATTCAGCCGAGGAAGCACAGAAGCTTCACGTTGAGTACATTTCAATCGGACGCGACTCAGTCCTTCCTACAGGTGAAAAAGAGCAGGAATCCATTCTTGCTGCTTCCTTTTAA
- the galU gene encoding UTP--glucose-1-phosphate uridylyltransferase GalU: MKVRKAIIPAAGLGTRFLPATKAQPKEMLPIVDKPTIQYIVEEAIKSGIEDILVISGRGKRAIEDHFDKSYELEETLYKKGKFERLEEIQSISNMANIHYVRQKEPRGLGHAIHCAESFIGNEPFAVLLGDDIVKSETPCLKQLIDVYDKYESSVLGVQEVEHKDVSKYGIIAPLENKTLENDVLSLASVVEKPAIEQAPSNYAIMGRYILTPEIFSILETLPPGSGNEIQLTDAIKILNESQTVLAYNFAGKRYDVGDKFGFVKATIDFALEREDLGIHVHEYLSSLVKEKEIILS; this comes from the coding sequence ATGAAAGTACGTAAAGCGATTATTCCTGCAGCCGGTTTAGGCACCCGTTTTCTTCCAGCTACAAAAGCGCAGCCGAAGGAAATGCTGCCGATCGTCGATAAGCCTACAATTCAATACATTGTAGAGGAAGCGATTAAATCAGGGATTGAAGATATTCTCGTCATCAGCGGACGCGGCAAGCGTGCGATTGAGGATCATTTCGATAAGTCCTATGAGCTGGAGGAAACGCTCTACAAAAAAGGCAAGTTTGAAAGGCTGGAGGAAATTCAGTCCATCTCAAATATGGCAAACATTCATTATGTGCGCCAAAAAGAGCCGCGCGGATTGGGTCATGCGATTCATTGTGCGGAAAGCTTTATTGGAAATGAACCTTTTGCCGTTTTGCTTGGCGACGACATCGTTAAATCAGAAACTCCATGCTTAAAGCAGCTTATTGATGTGTACGACAAATATGAATCCTCTGTACTCGGTGTTCAGGAAGTAGAGCATAAAGATGTATCCAAATACGGAATTATTGCTCCGCTTGAAAATAAAACACTAGAAAATGATGTTCTATCTCTGGCATCTGTAGTGGAAAAGCCTGCAATTGAGCAAGCTCCTTCTAACTATGCAATTATGGGCCGGTACATCCTGACACCTGAGATCTTCAGCATTCTGGAAACACTGCCTCCTGGTTCCGGCAACGAAATCCAGCTGACAGACGCCATCAAAATTCTGAATGAATCACAAACCGTACTAGCTTATAATTTTGCAGGCAAACGATACGATGTTGGCGACAAATTCGGTTTTGTCAAAGCAACCATCGACTTTGCTCTTGAACGCGAAGATCTTGGAATTCATGTCCACGAATATTTAAGCAGCCTTGTAAAAGAGAAAGAGATCATCCTATCGTAA